The following are encoded in a window of Rubellicoccus peritrichatus genomic DNA:
- a CDS encoding chloride channel protein, which translates to MANDLPEDSPTWKDSVFSMRAWHGYVVFFIGAVCSGLGALFFAVMDRYSGNLLDWMGGSARYLVFLIIPGGLTLIIWLRDKYFHGTDGTGIPQTIAALKMGECPARGGCLSMRIAIGKIILTTMGLFSFLSMGREGPSVQLGACFMHLTTKFHKFPQHLVQRGLILGGGAAGIAAAFNAPVAGIVFSMEEIGRSFDKRSMGTIVRTVILACIVCVFGLGNYFFYGDINAGRNPLQFTNLLQWASVIIVGVVGGLLGGLFSTVLLWTTPKIARLLKTHKIQTAVVIGLLIALISLISGGASLGSGYDEARAIILNGSPDYVETLSLEDQQRLQRDHEKVTPMYPVYRAAATFLVLITSIPGGLFDPSFSVGAGIGQYLAPLFAWTGVGTQGIVLLFIVSYFSGVVQSPMTSFIILIEMTGAVMFALPLGFAAIIAYEMSRLVCPNALYEALAEKFLAASSCQNESGGKTKH; encoded by the coding sequence ATGGCGAACGATCTACCTGAAGACTCTCCAACGTGGAAAGACTCCGTATTCAGCATGCGGGCTTGGCATGGTTACGTCGTGTTTTTTATTGGTGCGGTTTGTTCAGGGCTGGGAGCACTTTTCTTCGCAGTTATGGACCGCTACTCGGGCAACCTGTTAGATTGGATGGGAGGTTCCGCCCGTTACCTTGTCTTTCTTATTATACCTGGCGGCCTGACCTTGATCATTTGGTTGCGTGACAAATATTTTCATGGCACTGACGGAACGGGGATTCCTCAAACCATTGCGGCTTTGAAAATGGGCGAGTGCCCGGCTCGGGGTGGCTGCTTGTCCATGCGAATAGCCATTGGTAAAATCATCCTCACGACGATGGGGCTCTTTTCCTTTTTGTCGATGGGGCGCGAAGGACCTTCTGTGCAGCTTGGAGCATGCTTCATGCATTTGACGACCAAGTTCCACAAGTTTCCTCAGCATCTGGTTCAGCGCGGTCTAATCCTTGGCGGTGGTGCTGCCGGTATCGCTGCTGCCTTTAACGCACCTGTTGCTGGCATTGTTTTCAGCATGGAGGAAATTGGACGTTCCTTTGATAAGCGCAGTATGGGAACGATTGTCAGGACGGTGATTCTTGCCTGCATTGTATGTGTTTTCGGACTCGGTAATTATTTCTTCTATGGCGATATTAATGCTGGTCGCAATCCACTGCAGTTTACAAACCTGCTTCAATGGGCCAGTGTCATCATTGTTGGTGTCGTCGGTGGTTTACTTGGCGGTTTATTTTCCACCGTTTTACTTTGGACGACTCCAAAGATCGCCCGTTTGCTCAAGACACATAAGATTCAAACTGCGGTCGTGATCGGATTGTTGATCGCCCTGATATCACTGATCTCCGGTGGGGCTTCTTTGGGGAGCGGCTACGATGAGGCGAGGGCGATTATTCTCAACGGCAGTCCGGACTATGTAGAAACACTTTCTCTGGAAGATCAGCAAAGACTCCAGAGGGATCATGAAAAAGTTACGCCGATGTATCCTGTATATCGGGCGGCTGCCACTTTTCTTGTTTTAATCACGAGTATTCCGGGTGGGCTTTTTGATCCATCGTTTTCTGTTGGTGCTGGAATTGGGCAATACCTTGCACCGCTGTTTGCATGGACCGGCGTGGGGACACAAGGTATCGTGTTGTTATTTATTGTGTCGTACTTTTCCGGAGTTGTGCAGAGTCCGATGACCTCTTTTATTATTTTGATCGAGATGACGGGAGCCGTTATGTTTGCACTGCCTTTGGGCTTTGCTGCGATCATTGCTTATGAAATGTCGCGTCTGGTTTGTCCAAATGCGCTCTACGAGGCCCTGGCTGAGAAGTTTCTTGCTGCCAGTAGCTGCCAAAATGAATCTGGAGGGAAAACGAAGCATTAA